One part of the Buchnera aphidicola (Ceratovacuna keduensis) genome encodes these proteins:
- the rpsA gene encoding 30S ribosomal protein S1 — translation MNESFTELLEKSFKNIQTKPGSVIIATIMDIEKDAVIVDAGLKSESRISIDQFKDYNGKLDIKIGDTIEVVLDTVEDGFGETILSREKAKRKESWKKLEEAHKNVSNVQGTINGKVKGGFTVELKEIRAFLPGSLVDIRPVKETNDLEGKILDFKVIKLDKKRNNVVVSRKAVIEFENAEERNKLLKNLKEGINVKGIVKNLTDYGAFVDLGGVDGLLHITDMAWKRVKHPNEIVKLGEKIKIRILKFDKSKIRVSLGLKQLSKDPWTNVSKKYPVGTKILGKVTNLTDYGCFVEIKEGVEGLVHISEMDWNNKNIHPSKITNLNSNIKVMILDIDEDRRRISLGLKQCTKNPWKIFSKKYKKGDFVEGKIKSITDFGIFVGLTGDVDGLIHLSDISWFSSGEESVKKYKKNKKITAVVLQVDVERERISLGIKQLEEDPFQKYVKKHKKKSIVKGTIYKIGKKKLHINLSKGVKAILKLNSLNNFISKDSFLKTNFGNKIESIIDNLDKKNRIVNISFTENFLKKIKKNIFLKKDKKNKK, via the coding sequence ATGAATGAATCATTTACAGAACTATTAGAAAAGTCTTTTAAAAATATTCAAACAAAACCAGGTTCTGTTATAATTGCAACTATAATGGATATAGAAAAAGATGCAGTTATAGTTGATGCAGGATTAAAATCTGAATCTAGAATATCAATAGATCAATTTAAAGATTACAATGGAAAATTAGATATAAAAATTGGTGATACTATAGAAGTAGTTTTAGACACTGTTGAAGATGGTTTTGGGGAAACAATATTATCTAGAGAAAAAGCTAAAAGAAAAGAATCTTGGAAAAAATTGGAAGAAGCTCATAAAAATGTTTCAAATGTACAAGGTACAATAAATGGAAAAGTAAAAGGTGGTTTTACGGTAGAGCTAAAAGAAATAAGAGCTTTTTTACCAGGGTCATTAGTTGACATTAGACCTGTTAAAGAAACAAACGATTTAGAAGGAAAAATATTAGATTTTAAGGTAATAAAATTGGATAAAAAAAGAAATAATGTAGTAGTTTCTAGAAAAGCAGTTATAGAATTTGAAAATGCTGAAGAAAGAAATAAGTTATTAAAAAATTTAAAAGAAGGAATTAATGTTAAAGGTATAGTTAAAAATTTAACAGATTATGGTGCTTTTGTAGATCTTGGTGGTGTAGATGGCCTTCTTCATATTACTGATATGGCATGGAAAAGAGTTAAACATCCTAATGAAATAGTAAAATTAGGAGAAAAAATAAAAATAAGAATTTTAAAATTTGATAAAAGTAAAATAAGAGTATCTTTAGGATTAAAACAATTAAGTAAAGATCCATGGACTAATGTTTCTAAAAAATATCCGGTAGGTACTAAAATATTAGGAAAAGTAACTAATTTAACTGATTATGGATGTTTTGTAGAAATAAAAGAAGGAGTAGAAGGTTTAGTTCATATTTCTGAAATGGATTGGAACAATAAAAATATACATCCTTCTAAAATAACAAATTTAAATAGTAATATAAAAGTTATGATATTAGATATAGATGAAGATAGAAGAAGAATATCTTTAGGTCTAAAACAATGTACAAAAAATCCATGGAAAATTTTTTCTAAAAAATATAAAAAAGGAGATTTTGTAGAAGGAAAAATAAAATCTATTACTGACTTTGGAATATTTGTTGGATTAACAGGAGATGTTGATGGATTAATTCATTTATCAGATATTTCTTGGTTTTCTTCTGGAGAAGAATCAGTAAAAAAATATAAAAAAAATAAAAAAATTACTGCTGTAGTTTTACAAGTTGATGTAGAAAGAGAAAGAATTTCATTAGGAATTAAACAACTAGAAGAAGATCCATTTCAAAAATATGTAAAAAAACACAAAAAAAAATCTATTGTTAAAGGTACAATTTATAAAATTGGAAAAAAAAAATTACATATAAATCTTTCTAAAGGAGTTAAAGCCATATTAAAATTAAATTCATTAAATAATTTTATAAGTAAAGATTCATTTTTAAAAACAAATTTTGGAAATAAGATTGAATCTATAATAGATAATTTAGATAAAAAAAATAGAATAGTTAATATATCTTTTACAGAAAATTTTTTAAAAAAAATAAAAAAAAATATTTTTTTAAAAAAAGATAAAAAAAATAAAAAATAA
- the gpmA gene encoding 2,3-diphosphoglycerate-dependent phosphoglycerate mutase has protein sequence MKKIELVLIRHGESVWNKLNKFTGWKDIKLSKKGKKEANFAAELLLKKKFIFDIAFTSLLKRAICTTWIILKKIDRLWIPVHKSWRLNERHYGTLQGLNKQDVSLKYGKEKVQEWRRSYKIIPPKINFQDKDFPGKDPKYSQLEPSIIPRAESLKCTINRVLPYWNKFILPELKKKKKIIIIAHGNSLRALIKYLHHIDEKDILKLEIPTGRPIIYEFDNDIQPIKFFYL, from the coding sequence ATGAAAAAAATAGAATTAGTCTTAATAAGACACGGTGAAAGTGTTTGGAATAAATTGAATAAATTTACAGGATGGAAAGATATAAAACTTTCAAAAAAGGGTAAAAAAGAAGCTAATTTTGCAGCAGAACTATTACTAAAAAAAAAATTTATTTTTGATATAGCATTTACTTCATTGTTAAAAAGAGCAATATGTACTACATGGATAATATTAAAAAAGATAGATAGATTGTGGATACCAGTTCATAAATCATGGAGATTAAATGAAAGACATTATGGAACTTTGCAAGGATTAAACAAACAAGATGTTTCATTAAAATATGGAAAAGAAAAAGTGCAAGAATGGAGAAGAAGTTATAAAATAATACCTCCAAAAATTAATTTTCAAGATAAAGATTTTCCAGGAAAAGACCCAAAATATTCTCAATTAGAACCTAGTATAATACCTAGAGCAGAAAGTTTAAAATGTACTATAAATAGAGTTTTACCATATTGGAACAAATTTATTTTACCTGAACTAAAAAAAAAAAAAAAAATTATTATAATAGCTCATGGAAATTCTTTAAGAGCATTAATAAAATATTTACATCATATTGATGAAAAAGATATTTTAAAATTAGAAATTCCTACAGGAAGACCAATTATATATGAATTTGATAATGATATACAACCAATAAAGTTTTTTTATTTATAA
- a CDS encoding 2-oxoglutarate dehydrogenase E1 component has translation MKKYKYIEKILKCINIYNKNYIENIFLKFLKNKSIVKKEWKFFFKNLFNNKNKKKNIIKKYDIKNLIFNFRSYGHIIAKTNPIKKEKKNIKKFLYFKKKYKILIKKNNIKKKIELDYIKIYKKMKKIYTNSIGIEYMHMEIQKEKNWIKNYIEKKNKNKFSNKNRKKLLKDLIKTNYFEKYLNFKFSGSKRFSLEGSEIILPMIKEIIKNSKKNNINRIILGMAHRGRINVLRNIFKKPLEKIFSEFDDIKLNKKNKIDDVKYHLGYKRKIFIKNEKIYLEIKNNPSHLESIYPVVLGSSKFYLEENLKKKNRKNILSLLIHGDASISGQGIIQETLNMSRTKGFKTNGSIHIIINNQIGFTTSKISEMRSSKYCTDISKMISCPIFHINADFPEKAIFVINLAMKFLNKFKKDVFIDVISYRKYGHHESDDPSATQPHMYNIIRKHLPSYKIYEKKLIKKNKISLLNIKKIKKKYNILLEKRYNKYKKLYIKNCKKNFIKKNKKKKYIKKNKINFSELKKISIKINTIPKNINLHKIVKKIYDNRILMSKEKIKFDWSAAEALSIATLLKKGISCRMSGEDVARGTFFQRHAIIYDQIKKNYYIPLSNLTKKSNFSIWNSSLSEESVLAFEYGYSVSSKKVINIWEAQFGDFVNSAQVIIDQFISSGKKKWGEKCKLIIMLPHGYEGQGPEHSSSRLERFLQLSSENNFQIVCPTNSSQIYHIIHNQIYSKNICPLIIMSPKSMLRDCRSFSSLKEIYLNKFKSIIYKKKKCYKNIEKMIFCSGKIYYELKDMIKKNNIKRILLIRIERLYPFPKKKIKKILNLCKNSKNFIWSQEEPKNQGAWYFIKNNIETMIPKTFLLKCISRKSSSSTATGYMKTHKKEQEKIIKDSLY, from the coding sequence ATGAAAAAATATAAATATATAGAAAAAATTTTAAAATGTATAAATATATATAATAAAAATTATATAGAAAATATTTTTTTAAAATTCTTAAAAAACAAATCTATAGTAAAAAAAGAATGGAAATTTTTTTTTAAAAATTTATTTAATAATAAAAACAAAAAAAAAAATATAATAAAAAAATATGATATAAAAAATCTTATATTTAATTTTAGATCTTATGGTCATATTATAGCAAAAACAAATCCGATAAAAAAGGAAAAGAAAAATATTAAAAAATTTTTATATTTTAAAAAAAAATATAAAATACTTATAAAAAAAAATAATATTAAAAAAAAAATTGAATTAGATTATATAAAAATATATAAAAAAATGAAAAAAATATATACAAATTCAATAGGAATAGAATATATGCACATGGAAATTCAAAAAGAAAAAAATTGGATAAAAAATTATATAGAAAAAAAAAATAAAAATAAATTTAGTAATAAAAATAGAAAAAAATTACTAAAAGATTTAATAAAAACAAATTATTTTGAAAAATACTTAAATTTTAAATTTTCTGGATCAAAAAGATTTTCTTTAGAAGGATCTGAAATAATTTTACCTATGATTAAAGAAATAATAAAAAATTCTAAAAAAAATAACATAAATAGAATAATTTTAGGAATGGCTCACAGAGGTAGAATAAATGTTCTTAGAAATATATTTAAAAAACCATTAGAAAAAATATTTAGTGAATTTGATGATATAAAATTAAATAAAAAAAATAAAATTGATGATGTAAAATATCATTTAGGTTATAAAAGAAAAATTTTTATAAAAAATGAAAAAATATATTTAGAAATAAAAAACAATCCTTCTCATTTAGAATCTATTTATCCAGTAGTTTTAGGATCTAGTAAATTTTATTTAGAAGAAAATTTAAAAAAAAAAAATAGAAAAAATATATTATCTTTATTAATACATGGAGATGCATCTATCAGTGGTCAAGGAATAATACAAGAAACATTAAATATGTCTAGAACTAAAGGATTTAAAACAAATGGATCAATTCATATTATAATAAACAATCAAATAGGATTTACTACATCTAAAATTTCAGAAATGAGATCAAGTAAATATTGTACAGATATATCAAAAATGATTTCTTGCCCAATATTTCATATAAATGCAGATTTTCCTGAAAAAGCAATTTTTGTAATAAATTTAGCTATGAAATTTTTAAATAAATTTAAAAAAGATGTATTTATAGATGTTATATCTTATAGAAAATATGGACATCATGAATCAGATGATCCAAGTGCTACTCAACCTCATATGTATAATATTATAAGAAAACATTTACCTTCATATAAAATATATGAAAAAAAATTAATAAAAAAAAATAAGATATCTTTATTAAATATAAAAAAAATAAAAAAAAAATATAATATACTACTTGAAAAAAGATATAACAAATATAAAAAATTATATATAAAAAATTGTAAAAAAAATTTTATAAAAAAAAATAAAAAAAAAAAATATATAAAAAAAAATAAAATTAATTTTTCAGAACTAAAAAAAATATCTATAAAAATAAATACTATACCTAAAAATATAAATTTACATAAAATAGTTAAAAAAATATATGATAATAGAATATTAATGTCTAAAGAAAAAATAAAATTTGATTGGAGTGCAGCTGAAGCTTTATCTATAGCTACTTTATTAAAAAAAGGAATTTCGTGCAGAATGTCTGGTGAAGATGTAGCTAGAGGAACTTTTTTTCAAAGACATGCTATTATATATGATCAAATAAAAAAAAATTATTATATACCTTTATCTAATTTAACAAAAAAAAGTAACTTTAGTATATGGAATTCATCATTATCAGAAGAGTCTGTTCTTGCTTTTGAATACGGATATTCTGTATCATCAAAAAAAGTAATTAATATATGGGAAGCACAATTTGGAGATTTTGTAAATTCAGCACAAGTAATAATAGATCAATTTATATCATCAGGAAAAAAAAAGTGGGGAGAAAAATGTAAACTAATAATAATGTTACCACATGGATATGAAGGTCAAGGACCTGAACATTCTTCTTCTAGATTAGAAAGATTTTTACAATTATCTTCAGAAAATAATTTTCAAATAGTTTGTCCTACTAATTCTAGTCAAATATATCATATTATACATAATCAAATATATAGTAAAAATATTTGTCCTTTAATAATAATGTCACCTAAATCTATGTTAAGAGACTGCAGATCCTTTTCTTCTTTAAAAGAAATATATTTAAATAAATTTAAAAGTATAATTTATAAAAAAAAAAAATGTTATAAAAATATAGAAAAAATGATTTTTTGTTCAGGCAAAATATATTATGAACTAAAAGACATGATAAAAAAAAATAATATAAAAAGAATATTATTAATAAGAATAGAAAGATTATATCCATTTCCTAAAAAAAAAATAAAAAAAATATTAAATTTATGTAAAAACTCTAAAAATTTTATATGGTCTCAAGAAGAACCTAAAAATCAAGGAGCATGGTATTTTATAAAAAACAATATAGAAACAATGATTCCAAAAACTTTTTTGTTGAAATGCATTAGTAGAAAATCTTCATCTTCTACAGCTACAGGATATATGAAAACTCATAAAAAAGAACAAGAAAAAATAATAAAAGATTCTTTATATTAA
- the sucB gene encoding dihydrolipoyllysine-residue succinyltransferase → MNDNIINIYAPEFPESVTNATIISWKKKIYEKIKKNETILEIETDKIIMSVSSPSDGILKKIYKKKGSNINSKQILGKIENIIKKNEKIFEKKISPSVRRLITENNINKENINNIVKKNRITKKDIKEIINEKHKKNKIFEEKNKNKNFEISKKEKIKKSYTISMSNLRKKISERLGKTKKNAIMLTTFNEVNMKKIIKIRNKYKKEFLYKYKIKLGFMSFFIKSVIESLKEFPEINTTIDEEKITYYNCYNINIAISTNKGLIAPIIKNADIMSMQEIEKKIINLKKKAEKNDLKISEMSSGSFTISNGGVFGSLFSTPIINYPQTAILGIHEIKNRPIVIKNKVKIRPMTYLSLSYDHRVIDGKNSINFLKNIKNILEDFSRVILQV, encoded by the coding sequence ATGAATGATAATATAATTAATATATATGCTCCAGAATTTCCTGAATCAGTAACTAATGCAACTATAATAAGTTGGAAAAAAAAAATATATGAAAAAATAAAAAAAAATGAAACTATATTAGAAATAGAAACAGACAAAATAATAATGTCAGTATCATCACCGTCTGATGGTATTTTAAAAAAAATTTATAAAAAAAAAGGATCTAATATAAATTCAAAACAAATATTAGGAAAAATAGAAAATATTATTAAAAAAAATGAAAAAATATTTGAAAAAAAAATTTCTCCTTCTGTAAGAAGATTAATTACAGAAAACAATATAAATAAAGAAAATATAAATAATATTGTAAAAAAAAATAGAATAACAAAAAAAGATATAAAAGAAATAATAAATGAAAAACACAAAAAAAATAAAATATTTGAAGAAAAAAACAAAAATAAGAATTTTGAAATATCTAAAAAAGAAAAAATAAAAAAAAGTTATACTATTTCAATGAGTAATTTAAGAAAAAAAATATCTGAAAGACTTGGAAAAACTAAAAAAAATGCAATAATGTTAACTACTTTTAATGAAGTTAATATGAAAAAAATAATTAAAATAAGAAATAAATATAAAAAAGAATTTTTATATAAGTATAAAATAAAATTAGGATTTATGTCTTTTTTTATAAAATCAGTAATAGAATCTTTAAAAGAATTTCCAGAAATAAATACTACTATTGATGAAGAAAAAATTACATATTATAATTGTTATAATATCAACATAGCTATATCTACTAATAAAGGACTAATAGCTCCAATCATAAAAAATGCAGATATTATGAGTATGCAAGAAATAGAAAAAAAAATAATAAATTTAAAAAAAAAAGCAGAAAAAAATGATTTAAAGATATCAGAAATGTCATCAGGTAGTTTTACAATATCTAATGGAGGTGTTTTTGGATCATTATTTTCTACTCCTATAATAAACTATCCACAAACAGCTATATTAGGAATACATGAAATTAAAAACAGACCTATAGTAATAAAAAATAAAGTAAAAATAAGACCTATGACATATTTATCTTTATCTTATGATCATAGAGTAATAGATGGTAAAAATTCAATAAATTTTCTTAAAAATATAAAAAATATTTTAGAAGATTTTTCTAGAGTTATACTTCAAGTTTAA
- the tpiA gene encoding triose-phosphate isomerase, whose product MLILCNWKLNGKKNILKKFFVELNNLCIKFKIKSNISISPPIIYLSKLYEILKDIKSKIILTSQNVDVHIQGAFTGETSVYMLKEFNVKYVIVGHSERRIHHFESDEIVSSKFDIVKKNGLIPILCIGEHFQESFDKSKIFIKNQIDSIFIKIGKKAFRNSIIAYEPVWAIGSGISADPNYVNDIHFLIKSYICKKDNFFKNNNIVVQYGGSISKNNVYNFISKKYIDGILIGGASLEIKTLFPIIKIIEKFSK is encoded by the coding sequence ATGCTAATATTGTGTAATTGGAAGTTAAATGGAAAAAAAAATATATTAAAAAAATTTTTTGTAGAACTTAATAATTTATGTATAAAATTTAAAATAAAAAGTAATATATCTATATCTCCTCCTATTATATATTTAAGTAAATTGTATGAAATATTAAAAGATATAAAAAGTAAAATAATACTTACATCTCAAAATGTAGATGTTCATATACAAGGAGCTTTTACTGGAGAAACTTCTGTTTATATGTTAAAAGAATTTAATGTAAAATATGTAATAGTAGGACATTCAGAAAGAAGAATTCATCATTTTGAAAGTGATGAAATTGTTTCTTCTAAATTTGATATTGTTAAAAAAAATGGTTTAATTCCTATATTATGTATAGGTGAGCATTTTCAAGAAAGTTTTGATAAATCTAAAATATTTATTAAAAATCAGATAGATTCAATTTTTATTAAAATTGGAAAAAAAGCTTTTAGAAACTCAATAATTGCTTATGAACCAGTGTGGGCTATAGGATCTGGTATTTCAGCAGATCCAAATTATGTAAATGATATTCATTTTTTAATAAAAAGTTATATTTGTAAAAAAGATAATTTTTTTAAAAACAATAATATTGTAGTACAATATGGAGGTTCTATATCAAAAAATAATGTATATAATTTTATTTCTAAAAAATATATAGATGGAATTTTAATTGGAGGAGCTTCTTTAGAAATAAAAACATTATTTCCGATAATAAAAATTATAGAAAAATTTTCAAAATAA
- the gap gene encoding type I glyceraldehyde-3-phosphate dehydrogenase gives MKIRIGINGFGRIGRLVFRLAQNRPDIEVVAINDLLDAKYIKYLLKYDSTHKKFNRNIKVKKNLLIIDKKKIHISSEKNPENLSWGKLLVDVVIESTGIFCNLEDANKHILSGAKKVVITAPTNDDIPMFVKGVNFEKYNGEDIVSNASCTTNCLAPLAKIINDELQIIEGLMTTVHATTATQKTVDGVSKKDWRGGRGVMQNIIPSSTGAAAAVGKVIPELNGKLTGIAFRVPTPNVSVVDLTVRYKKSATYKEICNIIKKYSKKTMNDVIYYTKDQVVSSDFNGNIFTSIFDEKAGLSLNNNFAKLISWYDNELGYSSKVLDLACMIHKKQII, from the coding sequence ATATAGAAGTAGTTGCAATAAATGATTTGTTAGATGCAAAATATATAAAATATTTATTAAAATATGATTCTACTCATAAAAAATTTAATAGAAATATTAAAGTTAAAAAAAATTTATTAATAATAGATAAAAAAAAAATACATATATCTTCAGAGAAAAATCCAGAAAATTTATCATGGGGAAAATTATTAGTAGATGTAGTTATAGAATCTACAGGAATATTTTGCAATTTAGAAGATGCAAATAAACATATATTGTCTGGAGCAAAAAAAGTTGTTATAACAGCTCCAACAAATGATGATATACCTATGTTTGTAAAAGGAGTTAATTTTGAAAAATATAATGGAGAAGATATAGTTTCTAATGCATCTTGTACTACTAATTGTTTAGCTCCTTTAGCAAAAATTATAAATGATGAACTTCAAATAATAGAAGGTCTAATGACTACTGTTCATGCAACTACAGCTACTCAAAAAACTGTAGATGGAGTTTCTAAAAAAGATTGGAGAGGCGGAAGAGGTGTAATGCAAAATATAATACCATCTTCTACTGGAGCAGCTGCTGCTGTAGGAAAAGTAATACCAGAACTAAATGGAAAATTAACAGGAATAGCATTTAGAGTTCCAACACCAAACGTTTCTGTAGTAGATTTAACAGTAAGATATAAAAAGTCAGCTACTTATAAAGAAATTTGTAATATAATAAAAAAATATTCAAAAAAAACAATGAATGATGTAATATATTATACAAAAGATCAAGTAGTTTCATCAGATTTTAATGGAAACATTTTTACATCAATATTTGATGAAAAAGCAGGTTTATCATTAAACAATAATTTTGCAAAATTAATTTCTTGGTATGATAATGAATTAGGATATTCTAGTAAAGTATTAGATTTAGCTTGTATGATACATAAAAAACAAATTATTTAA
- the pfkA gene encoding 6-phosphofructokinase, translated as MIKKIGVLTSGGDAPGMNAAIRGIVITGIKLGIEIFGIKDGFLGLYKNKIKKLNRIIVSDIINKGGTFLGSSRFPEFKEKKNRYIAVKNLKKKNIDSLIVIGGDGSYIGAQKLNEMGISCISIPSTIDNDVSGTDYTIGYYTALETIVKSIDKIRDTSASHKRISLVEIMGRNCGDLTLLSSIAGGCEFLVIPENKISKEQLLIEILKKIKNGKKHYIIVITENLYDIKSLAKYIEKKTNKETRATILGHVQRGGTPVVYDRVLASRMGSYAIEILKKGFSGRCIGIKNEKIVHNSIKKSLNCIKKNSTHYWLNLSKKLF; from the coding sequence ATGATAAAAAAGATCGGGGTATTAACTAGCGGAGGGGATGCCCCGGGTATGAATGCTGCTATAAGAGGAATAGTAATAACAGGAATAAAATTAGGAATAGAAATATTTGGTATAAAAGATGGATTTTTAGGTTTATATAAAAATAAAATAAAAAAATTAAATAGAATAATAGTATCTGATATAATTAACAAAGGAGGAACATTTTTGGGTTCTTCTAGATTTCCTGAATTTAAAGAAAAAAAAAATAGATATATTGCAGTAAAAAATTTAAAAAAAAAAAATATAGATTCATTAATTGTAATAGGAGGTGATGGATCATATATAGGTGCTCAAAAATTAAATGAAATGGGAATTTCTTGTATCAGCATTCCTAGTACTATAGATAATGATGTTTCTGGAACAGATTATACAATAGGATATTATACAGCCTTAGAAACAATAGTAAAATCTATAGATAAAATAAGAGATACATCAGCATCTCATAAAAGAATTTCTTTAGTAGAAATTATGGGAAGAAATTGTGGAGATTTAACTTTATTATCTTCTATAGCTGGAGGTTGTGAATTTTTAGTAATACCAGAAAATAAAATTTCTAAAGAACAATTATTAATTGAAATATTAAAAAAAATAAAAAATGGTAAAAAACATTATATAATAGTTATTACAGAAAATTTATATGATATAAAATCATTGGCTAAATATATAGAAAAGAAAACTAATAAAGAAACTAGAGCAACAATTTTAGGACATGTTCAAAGAGGTGGAACACCAGTAGTTTACGATAGAGTTTTAGCATCTAGAATGGGATCTTATGCTATAGAAATATTAAAAAAAGGATTTTCAGGAAGATGCATAGGTATAAAAAATGAAAAAATAGTACATAATAGTATAAAAAAATCTTTAAATTGTATTAAGAAAAATTCAACACATTATTGGTTGAATTTATCTAAAAAATTATTTTGA
- a CDS encoding Nif3-like dinuclear metal center hexameric protein, whose protein sequence is MNNIYLEKIINKKLNSKKYKDYIFNGLQIEGKRKICKIITGVSICKKLIKIAIQKNADAIIVHHGMFWKNEKRIINNINRKRLKLLLNNNINLYCWHFPLDFDKNIGNNVQIAKKLKIKIKGKINNFLLWGNFKKSISLKNLINKIKKKYSRKPFYYKNNLKKNIKKISWCSGKGQKFIVEAANFGVDAFLTGEVSEETMHYSDEYKIHFFSVGHHATEIDGIKKLGEWINKKYNINTNFININNPI, encoded by the coding sequence ATGAATAATATATATTTAGAAAAAATAATAAACAAAAAATTAAATTCAAAAAAATATAAAGATTATATATTTAATGGATTACAAATAGAAGGTAAAAGAAAAATATGTAAAATAATAACTGGAGTTAGTATATGTAAAAAATTAATAAAAATAGCAATACAAAAAAATGCTGATGCTATAATAGTACATCATGGAATGTTTTGGAAAAATGAAAAAAGAATAATAAATAATATTAATAGAAAAAGATTAAAATTATTATTAAACAATAATATAAATTTATATTGTTGGCATTTTCCATTAGATTTTGACAAAAATATTGGAAATAATGTTCAAATTGCAAAAAAATTAAAAATAAAAATTAAAGGGAAAATTAATAATTTTTTATTATGGGGAAATTTTAAAAAAAGTATTTCTTTAAAAAATTTAATAAATAAAATAAAAAAAAAATATTCTAGAAAACCTTTTTATTATAAAAATAATTTAAAAAAAAATATTAAAAAAATTTCATGGTGTAGTGGAAAAGGACAAAAGTTTATTGTAGAAGCGGCAAATTTTGGAGTAGATGCATTTTTAACTGGAGAAGTTTCAGAAGAAACAATGCATTATTCAGATGAATATAAAATACATTTTTTTTCAGTTGGTCATCATGCTACAGAAATAGATGGAATAAAAAAATTAGGAGAATGGATAAACAAGAAATATAATATAAATACAAATTTTATTAATATTAATAATCCAATTTAA
- the fldA gene encoding flavodoxin FldA, whose product MKKIGIFFGSDTGNTENVAKKILKKINSKNVFLHDISNSTKNILNKYEILILGVPTWYYGELQSDWDDFLPILKKVSFKNKIVAIFGCGDQEDYSEYFCDAMYKIYKIIKKNGAILIGKWPIKGYNFESSKAIYDKKNFLGLVIDEDRQPKKSKIRIKIWVNKILSEIKKIYKK is encoded by the coding sequence ATGAAAAAAATTGGAATTTTTTTTGGTAGTGATACTGGTAATACAGAAAATGTTGCAAAAAAAATATTAAAAAAAATAAATTCTAAAAATGTTTTTTTACATGATATATCTAATTCTACAAAAAATATTTTAAATAAATATGAAATATTAATTTTAGGTGTTCCTACATGGTATTATGGAGAACTTCAATCTGATTGGGATGATTTTTTACCAATTTTAAAGAAAGTTAGTTTTAAAAATAAAATAGTTGCAATATTTGGATGTGGTGATCAAGAAGATTATTCAGAATATTTTTGTGATGCTATGTATAAAATATATAAAATTATTAAAAAGAATGGTGCTATATTAATAGGAAAATGGCCAATAAAAGGTTATAATTTTGAATCTTCTAAAGCTATATATGATAAAAAAAATTTTTTAGGATTAGTAATAGATGAAGATAGACAACCAAAAAAAAGTAAAATTAGAATAAAAATTTGGGTAAATAAAATATTGTCAGAAATAAAAAAAATATATAAAAAATAG